One window from the genome of Palaemon carinicauda isolate YSFRI2023 chromosome 24, ASM3689809v2, whole genome shotgun sequence encodes:
- the LOC137618305 gene encoding tigger transposable element-derived protein 1-like, translating to MKCLLVLDNAPTHPPDLEEYLLAEYSFIKVLYLPPNTTPLLQPMDQKVISNFKRLYTKHLFQRFFQVTESTNLTLREFWKDHFNIVICLRLIDLAWQEVSRRSLNSSWKKLSPDVVSARDFEGFGKPGGEAEFIDDPEPIRQSEVADIVHLGTSMGLDVSAKDIDKLIEEHHEELTTDDLKELETMQMSVVQEQFSSSDKEDVTPLKTSDIKEILAYVKSRHYIVLEFIKPSREIEKKAQKLIGYTKRQFKCSNKDILLQLHISLVRSQSEYRVQFWASSIQMDIDRLEEVQARNTKLVPTIRQY from the exons atgaaatgtctgctggtgttggacaatgctccaacTCACCCTCCTgacctcgaggaatatcttctggccgagtattccttcataaaggtcctgtatctaccgcctaacaccacccctctcctccagcccatggaccagaaagttatttctaatttcaaaagatTGTACacaaagcatctcttccagagatttttccaagtgacagaaagtacaaacctcactctgcgtgaattctggaaagatcattttaatattgtgatatgcctcagactcatcgatctcgcttggcaggaggtttcgaggcgtAGCCTGAACTCATCTTGGAAGAAGCTGtcgcctgatgttgtctctgcacgagactttgaggggttcgggaagcctggaggcgaagccgagttcattgacgatcctgaacccattcggcagtctgaggtggctgacatcgtacatcttggtacgtctaTGGGGCTGGATGTTAGCGccaaggatatagataaacttatcgaggagcaccacgaggagttgacgacggacgacctgaaggagttagagacgatgcaaatgagtgttgttcaagagcagttctctagcagtGATAaagaggatgttacacctttgaaaacgtcagacattaaggaaattctcgcct ATGTAAAATCAAGGCATTATATAGTTTTAGAGTTCATCAAACCCAGCAGAGAaattgaaaagaaagcacagaaactaataggttacacgAAGAGACAATTCAAATGCAGTAACAAAGACATCTTACTGCAGCTGCACATATCACTAGTAAGATCACAATCAGAATATAGGGTCCAATTCTGGGCTTCAAGTATTCAGATGGATATAGATAGACTTGAAGAAGTGCAAGCTAGAaacaccaaactagttccaacaatcAGACAATATTGA
- the LOC137618304 gene encoding putative CENPB DNA-binding domain-containing protein 1, whose product MGPKNVAEAKKKKTMLSMETKLKIVKKYESGMRSSVIAKEYGRNPSTIGTILKQKAAIKAATPSKGVTIFSNKSTLVHDEMERLLLVWIKDKKISGDTITETTIFQKASAIFGDIVRSQAKEGASEGTSQ is encoded by the coding sequence ATGGGTCCTAAGAATGTTGCCGAAGCAAAGAAGAaaaagacgatgctctcgatggagacgaaactcaaaattgtgaaaaagtacgagtctgggaTGCGTTCaagtgtgatcgccaaggagtatggccggaatccgtctactaTAGgtaccatcctgaagcagaaggcggccatcaaagcagcaacaccttctaagggcgtcactattttctccaacaagagtaCCCTCGTGCATGACGaaatggagaggctgcttcttgtgtggatcaaagacaaaaagatctcaggagacaccatcactgagactacaattttccagaaggcctccgccattttcggtgatatcgtgcgttctcaggccaaaGAAGGGGCGTCAGAAGGAACATCCCAgtag